One genomic segment of Caldimonas brevitalea includes these proteins:
- a CDS encoding RHS repeat-associated core domain-containing protein has protein sequence MSEPKQTPAAEREPQIAVVPLSAIAQEDVGAGAAAFDKWLRKISHDYVTLERLSTVAGGLPVIGNIMALIDAVMDVVRVVEKYAKKEAAHFLDWVSLGINLIGVIPVPLGMSAARMSLRPALHLVRQQLARGTQNLGEALVAVLVTHLNARIAGEIETFVDKAMGQLPGILEKCAQKTDEIADSLVDVLNRCIGNKPLFDVAPPVTAESQVHNPKVESTWGRMLGAMARTQKRAANYVARKATHRLPEAAKAGVTGVIAALTRMKGEFRATLTGLANENTEQGIQWLLKRLLDAVRRHKTPRAAMVPAHKGAEVKQDKPGYALETVGKQAPARKAPKPNRACPAESATAHSISFATGAESFTHTDFVLRAPLPIEWSRTYRSDLGAYDQGNLGARWVTPYSTRVDVQGEGRQRGLVYHGVDGRSHRYPWLEVGHRHHDAVEEITLTRLTEGLLVLDFGKPKPEGQPSDWRESYELVDTCAGKVKTHGRQHFRLAALHGRNGVSIGLRYDHHVAGEQVLSDIVSKQGEDILAHVGVQPDAESGRFVALWEIKDGQLVRQLAAYDYDADGDLVQAQDENAAAWRYQYQDHLVTRYTDRTGRGMNLAYDGTGPHAKAIREWADDGSFDTRLEWDPNIRLTYVTDALGHETWHYYDIDGYPYRVVHPDHREEWFFRDAAKNVTRHIHPDGSTDDYRYDTFGHLVCQVRADGSEIHFEYDAAGRLTGIRDPEGGIWKRDYDPKGRLTEETDPRGHKTQYAYDAAGRLVKVTDAKGGVKKLAYTADGQLTRYTDCSSRSTQWEYDERGRVLKKTDAAGNVTQYRYTPISAEALARATAGEDNHPGRLEAMTHADGSAEQFQFDAEGRLLVYRDALQRSTRYRYTAAGLVAERIDALGQQLGYRWDARGRLLELRNENDQAYRFRYDAVGRLLEEVGFDEQRTEYRYDDATGVLAEVIEPGLRKHLAFDRMGRLVQRKATLQGQDEQVETFSYHPSGRLAQAENRDAKLQWFYDEAGNLVREHHHYQGEFHAEKRTAVWRHRYDELNQRIGTTRPGGHTLEWLTYGAGHVHGLMLDGQDVVGFERDALHREVHRLQANGLEQRQRFDPVGRLLEQQVARPQHLGGAQNGEGDFTYRDGAEIGTLAAIRRRYRYNEAGQLSTITDSRRGHIDYRYDPVGRLLQANSALGAETFAFDPAGNIAVPTDDTAREAHASVSRVLDNLLKDYAGTTYRYDERGHLVERVQGGQRSRFEWDGFGRLVRAITPRGVTHFCYDPLGRRLGKRSDAGVANDGSAQALETATLYGWDGDTLAFETRGPSAGNPDGVLTVHYVYEPGHFAPLLQVRRGVALQLPPTTDVKALMARNGGAYDVDLDPLWNGELDEQVVPFAEEEIAFYQCDHLGTPQELTDHQGQVAWAAQYKAWGEAKEVISAAARKAGIANPLRFQGQYFDEETGLHYNRYRYYDPSSGRFVSKDPIKLQGGVNLHRFAANPVQWIDPLGLAPGKAIVRQYHGDGRTGHYTVEVIEPSTASRMHTHQVQLNKALDTTIVDERRRRVMDEDSIVHSAEIPLPDADSAHKYQRSQIGKDTGTYDVHTNSCLTHVANVLRAGGEPVPEGAGGQMRYMRKKGFKVKTSED, from the coding sequence ATGTCAGAACCGAAGCAAACCCCCGCGGCCGAACGCGAGCCGCAAATCGCGGTCGTCCCGCTCAGCGCCATTGCCCAGGAGGACGTCGGCGCAGGCGCCGCCGCCTTCGACAAGTGGCTGCGCAAGATCAGCCACGACTACGTGACCCTGGAGCGGCTCAGCACGGTGGCCGGCGGCCTGCCGGTGATCGGCAACATCATGGCCTTGATCGACGCCGTGATGGACGTCGTGCGGGTGGTGGAGAAGTACGCCAAGAAGGAGGCCGCGCACTTCCTCGATTGGGTCAGTCTGGGCATCAACCTGATCGGCGTGATCCCGGTGCCGCTGGGCATGAGCGCAGCGCGCATGAGCCTGCGGCCGGCGCTGCACCTGGTGCGTCAACAGCTCGCCCGGGGCACGCAAAACTTGGGCGAGGCCCTGGTGGCGGTGTTGGTGACCCACCTCAACGCCCGCATCGCCGGCGAGATCGAGACCTTCGTCGACAAGGCGATGGGCCAGCTCCCCGGCATCTTGGAGAAATGCGCGCAAAAGACCGATGAGATCGCCGACAGCCTGGTCGACGTGCTCAACCGCTGCATCGGCAACAAGCCATTGTTCGATGTCGCGCCACCGGTGACGGCCGAGAGCCAGGTGCACAACCCCAAGGTCGAGAGCACCTGGGGCCGCATGCTCGGCGCGATGGCGCGGACGCAGAAGCGGGCGGCCAACTACGTGGCCCGCAAGGCGACCCACCGCCTGCCCGAGGCCGCCAAGGCCGGGGTGACCGGCGTCATCGCGGCGTTGACCCGCATGAAGGGCGAGTTCCGGGCGACGCTGACGGGCCTGGCCAACGAGAACACCGAACAAGGCATCCAGTGGCTGTTGAAACGCCTGCTGGACGCCGTGCGCCGGCACAAGACACCGCGGGCGGCGATGGTGCCGGCCCACAAGGGCGCTGAGGTCAAGCAGGACAAGCCGGGCTACGCCCTCGAGACCGTGGGCAAGCAGGCCCCAGCGCGCAAGGCGCCGAAGCCGAACCGAGCCTGCCCGGCCGAATCCGCGACCGCCCATTCGATCAGCTTCGCGACCGGCGCCGAGAGCTTCACCCATACCGACTTCGTGCTGCGCGCGCCCCTGCCGATCGAGTGGAGCCGCACCTACCGCAGCGACCTCGGCGCCTACGACCAGGGCAACCTGGGCGCGCGTTGGGTGACGCCCTACAGCACCCGCGTGGACGTGCAGGGCGAGGGCCGCCAGCGTGGCCTCGTCTACCACGGCGTCGACGGCCGCAGCCACCGCTATCCCTGGCTGGAAGTGGGGCACCGCCACCACGACGCGGTCGAAGAGATCACGCTCACCCGGCTGACCGAAGGCCTGCTGGTGCTGGACTTCGGCAAGCCGAAACCCGAGGGCCAGCCGAGCGACTGGCGCGAGAGTTATGAGCTGGTGGACACCTGCGCCGGCAAGGTGAAGACGCACGGCCGCCAGCACTTCCGCTTGGCGGCGCTGCACGGTCGCAACGGTGTCTCGATCGGCCTGCGCTACGACCATCACGTGGCCGGCGAACAGGTGCTCAGCGACATCGTGAGCAAGCAGGGCGAAGACATCCTGGCGCACGTCGGCGTGCAGCCCGATGCCGAGAGCGGGCGTTTCGTCGCGCTGTGGGAGATCAAAGACGGCCAGCTGGTGCGCCAACTCGCGGCCTATGACTACGACGCCGACGGCGACCTGGTGCAAGCGCAGGACGAGAACGCGGCGGCCTGGCGCTACCAGTACCAGGACCACCTGGTCACCCGCTACACCGACCGCACCGGGCGTGGCATGAACCTCGCCTACGACGGCACGGGCCCGCATGCCAAGGCGATCCGCGAGTGGGCCGACGACGGCAGCTTCGACACCCGGCTCGAGTGGGACCCGAACATCCGGCTGACCTATGTCACCGATGCCTTGGGCCACGAGACCTGGCACTACTACGACATCGACGGCTACCCCTACCGTGTTGTCCACCCGGACCACCGCGAGGAGTGGTTCTTCCGCGACGCCGCAAAAAACGTCACCCGCCACATCCATCCCGACGGCAGCACCGACGACTACCGCTACGACACCTTCGGCCACCTGGTGTGCCAGGTGCGGGCCGACGGCAGCGAGATCCACTTCGAATACGACGCCGCCGGCCGTTTGACCGGCATCCGCGATCCCGAAGGCGGCATCTGGAAGCGCGACTACGACCCGAAGGGCCGTTTGACCGAGGAAACCGATCCGCGTGGCCACAAGACCCAATACGCGTACGACGCCGCGGGCCGGCTGGTCAAGGTCACCGACGCCAAGGGCGGCGTCAAGAAGCTCGCCTACACGGCCGACGGGCAGTTGACCCGCTACACCGATTGCTCCAGTCGTTCCACACAATGGGAGTACGACGAGCGCGGACGTGTCCTGAAGAAGACCGATGCGGCCGGCAACGTCACGCAGTACCGCTACACCCCCATCAGCGCCGAGGCGCTGGCCCGAGCGACGGCCGGCGAAGACAACCACCCCGGCCGGCTCGAGGCGATGACCCACGCCGACGGCAGTGCCGAGCAGTTCCAGTTCGATGCCGAGGGTCGGCTGCTGGTCTACCGGGATGCGTTGCAGCGCAGCACCCGATATCGCTACACAGCCGCAGGCCTGGTGGCCGAGCGCATCGACGCGCTGGGGCAGCAGCTCGGCTATCGCTGGGATGCGCGCGGGCGCCTGCTGGAACTGCGCAACGAGAACGACCAAGCCTACCGCTTCCGCTATGACGCGGTGGGCCGTCTGCTGGAAGAAGTGGGCTTCGACGAGCAGCGCACCGAATATCGCTACGACGACGCGACGGGCGTGCTGGCCGAGGTGATCGAGCCCGGCCTGCGCAAGCACCTCGCGTTCGATCGCATGGGACGGCTGGTGCAGCGCAAGGCCACGTTGCAGGGGCAAGACGAACAGGTCGAGACCTTCTCGTACCACCCGAGTGGTCGACTGGCGCAAGCCGAGAACCGGGATGCCAAGCTGCAGTGGTTCTACGACGAAGCCGGCAACCTGGTGCGCGAGCACCACCACTACCAGGGCGAGTTCCACGCTGAAAAACGCACGGCGGTCTGGCGCCACCGTTACGACGAGCTCAACCAGCGCATCGGCACGACGCGGCCCGGGGGGCACACGCTCGAGTGGCTGACCTATGGGGCCGGCCATGTGCACGGGCTGATGCTCGACGGCCAGGACGTCGTGGGTTTTGAGCGTGACGCCTTGCACCGCGAAGTGCACCGGTTGCAGGCCAACGGCCTGGAGCAGCGACAGCGCTTCGACCCAGTCGGCCGGCTACTGGAGCAGCAGGTGGCGCGGCCCCAGCATCTGGGGGGAGCCCAGAACGGCGAGGGGGACTTCACCTACCGCGATGGGGCCGAGATCGGCACGTTGGCGGCGATACGGCGCCGCTACCGCTATAACGAGGCGGGGCAGCTCAGCACCATCACTGACAGCCGTCGTGGCCACATCGACTACCGCTATGACCCGGTGGGTCGGCTGCTGCAAGCGAACAGCGCGCTGGGGGCGGAGACGTTTGCGTTTGACCCCGCCGGGAACATCGCGGTGCCCACAGATGACACGGCCCGTGAGGCCCACGCTTCCGTCTCGAGGGTGTTGGACAACCTGCTGAAAGACTACGCGGGGACCACTTACCGATACGACGAGCGCGGCCACCTGGTCGAGCGTGTGCAGGGCGGCCAGCGCTCGCGGTTCGAGTGGGATGGTTTTGGGCGATTGGTCCGGGCGATCACGCCACGGGGCGTGACGCACTTCTGCTACGACCCCTTGGGGCGGCGGCTGGGCAAGCGGAGTGATGCGGGCGTTGCGAACGACGGTAGTGCGCAAGCACTGGAGACGGCCACGTTGTATGGCTGGGACGGCGACACGCTCGCTTTTGAGACACGCGGCCCCTCTGCAGGAAACCCGGACGGTGTACTCACAGTTCACTACGTCTACGAGCCGGGCCATTTCGCGCCGCTGCTACAGGTGAGGCGAGGTGTCGCGCTGCAGCTGCCGCCGACGACCGACGTGAAGGCCTTGATGGCGCGCAACGGCGGTGCCTATGACGTCGACCTGGACCCGCTATGGAACGGCGAGCTGGACGAGCAGGTGGTGCCGTTTGCCGAGGAAGAGATCGCCTTCTACCAGTGTGATCACCTCGGCACGCCGCAGGAGCTGACGGACCACCAAGGGCAGGTGGCCTGGGCCGCTCAGTACAAGGCCTGGGGTGAGGCGAAGGAGGTGATCAGTGCGGCGGCGCGCAAGGCCGGGATCGCCAATCCGCTGCGGTTCCAGGGGCAGTATTTTGATGAAGAGACCGGGCTGCACTACAACCGGTATCGGTACTACGACCCATCGTCAGGCCGGTTTGTCTCGAAGGATCCGATCAAGCTGCAGGGCGGGGTGAACCTTCACCGGTTTGCGGCCAATCCCGTCCAGTGGATCGATCCGCTTGGACTTGCTCCCGGAAAGGCCATTGTTCGCCAATACCATGGGGACGGGAGAACCGGACATTACACGGTCGAAGTGATCGAACCTTCCACGGCGTCCCGCATGCACACGCACCAGGTGCAACTGAACAAAGCACTGGACACCACGATCGTCGACGAACGTAGGCGCAGAGTGATGGACGAAGACAGTATCGTTCACAGCGCCGAGATCCCGTTGCCAGACGCAGACTCGGCTCACAAGTACCAGCGCTCTCAAATCGGGAAGGACACAGGAACCTACGACGTCCATACCAACAGTTGTCTGACCCACGTCGCCAATGTCCTGCGGGCAGGAGGAGAGCCGGTTCCCGAAGGCGCGGGAGGACAGATGCGGTACATGAGGAAGAAGGGGTTCAAAGTCAAAACATCAGAAGACTGA
- a CDS encoding IclR family transcriptional regulator — protein sequence MKKTEGSSPTIQVLERMFSLLDVLAAHRDPVSLKEISEQTGLHPSTAHRILNDLAAGRYVDRPEAGSYRLGMRLLELGNLVKARLDVRDAALAPMRELHKLTHQPVNLSVRQGDEIVYIERTYSERSGMQVVRAVGGRAPLHLTSVGKLFLAHDDAQRVRAYAARTGLAGHTRNSITDLPTLERELARVKQQGTARDNEELELGVRCMAAGIRDDQGKLVAGLSISAPADRLEESWMERLTATAAQISAALGHRG from the coding sequence ATGAAAAAGACCGAGGGAAGTTCTCCGACGATCCAGGTCCTGGAGCGCATGTTCTCGCTGCTCGACGTGCTGGCGGCGCATCGCGACCCGGTGTCGTTGAAGGAGATCAGCGAACAGACCGGTTTGCACCCTTCCACCGCACACCGGATCCTGAACGACCTGGCCGCCGGCCGGTATGTCGACCGCCCGGAAGCGGGCAGCTATCGGCTGGGCATGCGGTTGCTCGAGCTGGGCAATCTCGTCAAGGCGCGTTTGGACGTGCGCGACGCCGCGCTCGCCCCGATGCGTGAACTGCACAAGCTGACCCATCAGCCGGTGAATTTGTCGGTGCGGCAGGGGGACGAGATCGTCTACATCGAGCGCACCTACAGCGAGCGCTCGGGGATGCAGGTGGTGCGCGCGGTCGGCGGGCGGGCGCCGTTGCATCTGACTTCGGTGGGCAAGCTGTTTTTGGCGCACGACGATGCGCAGCGGGTGCGGGCTTATGCGGCGCGTACCGGTTTGGCGGGACACACGCGCAACAGCATCACCGACTTGCCGACGCTGGAGCGGGAACTGGCGCGCGTGAAACAGCAAGGTACGGCGCGCGACAACGAGGAATTGGAACTGGGCGTGCGGTGTATGGCCGCGGGCATTCGGGACGACCAGGGGAAGCTGGTCGCGGGGTTGTCGATCTCGGCGCCCGCGGATCGGCTGGAAGAGAGTTGGATGGAGCGGCTGACGGCGACGGCGGCGCAGATTTCGGCGGCGCTGGGGCATCGGGGGTGA
- a CDS encoding RHS repeat-associated core domain-containing protein, with the protein MSEAMPQPSGSGAPQARERQTAIAPLNTLALEDTGGAAKTFDAWLRKVTNHYVTLERLLTVAGSVPVVGNLMAVGDAIVNVVEIVGKYDQKQPVEVLDWAGLGINLVGAVPAPGTTAARMSLRPVFHLVKQELRKKALVQGVANGLKQDIGATLVAVLIDHLNDEIAGDFETFVQKAMGLLKEILDKCAAFIDELCNNLIDVLRRCRDNQPLVDLRPPPKPPKRLRDPRTDSTFERMLAAAKEAAEEFDRTVSNTAIKAVNTGASAALYFLDEADKQRLNTAIAQLTDLKQGFRSATARLCDTGVEMSMMWMLVRLMQALANRKKRGGSVSLNAEKGAQHHADKPGGTVDGTNSQVPPRQAPNDCKACASKSKTGGSISFATGAESFTHTDFVLNAALPIEWSRTYRSDLGAYDQGPLGARWLTPYSTRVDVQGEGRHRGLVYHGADGRSHRYPWLEVGQSHRDPVEEITLTRLTEGLLVLDFGKPKPEGQPSDWRESYELVDTCAAKVKTHGRQHFRLAALHGTHGASIGLRYDHHVAGEQVLSDIVSKQGEATLAHVGVQPDAESGRILTLWEIKDGQLVRQLAAYDYDPHGDLIQAQDENAAAWRYEYQYHLVTRYTDRTGRGMNLRYDGTGVNAKAVHEWADDRSFETRLEWDRNIRLTYVTDALGQETWVYYDIDGYPYRTIHPDQREEWFFRDNAKNLTRHVHPDGSADHYRYDEHGNLIQHVRADGSRVHFEYDTAHRLTGVMDPDGGVWRRDYDPQGRLTEETDPRGNKTQYAYDKAGRPTKVTDAKGGTKKLAYTASGQLARYTDCSGRTTQWEYDAQGRLVKSIDATGQETRYRYTPVTAETLHRAQQAEDRGNHPGQLEALIYADDSEDHLCHDAEGRLLIHTDALKRTTAYSYTAAGLVRQRIDALGQRLGYRWDRLGRLAELRNENDQPYSFRYDPVGQLLAETGFDGKTTEYRYDDATGILQAVVDGSVTTQLEFDPMGRLLQRKAKAPGRDEQVESFTYYPGGQLCEAKNEHAKLQWFYDPAGNLVREHHHYHGEHFPEKCTAVWHHRYDEMNQRVGTTRPDGHKLEWLTYGSGHVHGLVLDGQDVLGFERDALHREVYRSQGNGLEQSQRYDPVGRLLEQQVKPSGHRMPVEMDVAYKNLHNGTGSGAAAILRRYRYDKAGQLDHIEDSRRGRLEYRYDPVGRLLQATSVLGKEVFAFDPAGNIAPAHDPDAAQRPSGPRAVPKLLDNLLKEYAGTSYRYDERGNLVERVHFGQRSGFAWDAFNRMTKANTPEGNTSFAYDPLGRRILKRSERNNPHGGAPLVETTVFGWDGDTLAFESRQPQGQHSGQTQTVHYIHEPGGFVPLLQARRSGAVQLCPTTDVKALMTANGGEYHTELDPLWNGELEAEAVPFDKAEIVFYQCDHLGTPQELTDHEGKIAWAAQYKAWGLAKAVIGEAARKAGLSNPIRFQGQYFDEETGLHYNRYRYYDPVTGRFASKDPIGLIGGTNLHEFAPNTTAWTDPLGLARSSKAGRYHGKKPKYTNPGHHDPSSGGFRGSSGGRKTSVLPCHHEELAKRSIPDADGHHWYAVDELGVYHRFGNSNDGTMHWNGDSTQNGGFPVPPAVKKRLDQIHKDGKSVKRCKS; encoded by the coding sequence ATGAGCGAAGCGATGCCTCAGCCCTCGGGCTCCGGCGCACCTCAAGCGCGCGAGCGGCAAACCGCCATCGCGCCCCTGAACACTCTCGCCCTCGAAGACACCGGCGGTGCCGCGAAGACCTTCGACGCCTGGCTGCGTAAAGTCACCAACCACTACGTGACGTTGGAGCGGCTGCTGACGGTGGCTGGCAGTGTCCCGGTGGTGGGCAACCTGATGGCCGTCGGCGACGCCATCGTCAACGTGGTGGAGATCGTCGGCAAGTACGACCAGAAGCAGCCCGTCGAAGTGCTGGACTGGGCCGGCCTGGGCATCAACCTCGTCGGCGCCGTGCCCGCCCCCGGCACCACCGCCGCGCGCATGAGCCTGCGGCCGGTGTTTCATCTGGTCAAGCAGGAGCTGCGCAAGAAGGCCCTCGTGCAAGGGGTGGCCAACGGCCTCAAGCAGGACATCGGCGCCACGCTGGTCGCCGTGCTGATCGACCACCTGAACGACGAAATCGCGGGCGATTTCGAGACCTTCGTGCAGAAGGCGATGGGGCTGCTGAAGGAGATCCTCGACAAGTGCGCCGCGTTCATCGACGAGCTGTGCAACAACCTCATCGACGTCCTGAGGCGCTGCCGCGACAACCAGCCGCTGGTCGATCTGCGCCCACCGCCCAAGCCGCCCAAGCGCTTGCGCGACCCGAGGACAGACAGCACCTTCGAACGGATGCTCGCGGCGGCCAAGGAAGCGGCTGAGGAATTCGATCGGACCGTGTCCAACACCGCCATCAAAGCGGTCAACACCGGCGCCAGTGCTGCGCTGTACTTCCTGGACGAGGCGGACAAGCAAAGGCTCAACACCGCCATCGCGCAGCTCACCGACCTTAAGCAGGGCTTCCGCAGCGCCACCGCGCGGCTGTGCGACACCGGCGTCGAGATGAGCATGATGTGGATGCTCGTCCGGCTGATGCAGGCGCTGGCGAACCGCAAGAAGCGCGGTGGCAGCGTCTCCTTGAACGCCGAGAAAGGCGCCCAACATCACGCCGACAAGCCCGGCGGCACGGTGGACGGCACCAACAGCCAAGTGCCGCCCCGGCAGGCTCCCAACGACTGCAAGGCCTGCGCATCCAAAAGCAAGACCGGCGGCTCGATCAGCTTCGCCACCGGTGCCGAGAGTTTTACCCACACCGACTTCGTGCTGAACGCGGCGCTGCCGATCGAGTGGAGCCGCACCTACCGCAGCGACCTCGGCGCTTACGACCAGGGCCCCCTCGGCGCCCGCTGGTTGACGCCCTACAGCACCCGCGTCGACGTGCAGGGTGAAGGCCGTCATCGCGGCCTGGTCTACCACGGGGCCGACGGCCGCAGCCACCGCTATCCCTGGCTCGAAGTGGGGCAGAGCCACCGCGACCCAGTGGAAGAGATCACGCTCACGCGGCTGACCGAAGGCCTGCTGGTGCTGGACTTCGGCAAGCCGAAACCCGAGGGGCAGCCGAGCGACTGGCGCGAGAGCTACGAACTGGTCGACACCTGCGCCGCCAAGGTGAAGACACATGGCCGCCAGCACTTCCGCCTGGCGGCGTTGCACGGCACCCATGGCGCGTCCATCGGCCTGCGCTACGACCATCACGTGGCCGGCGAACAAGTGCTCAGCGACATCGTGAGCAAGCAGGGTGAGGCAACCTTGGCGCACGTCGGCGTGCAGCCCGACGCCGAGAGCGGTCGCATCCTCACGCTGTGGGAGATCAAAGACGGCCAGCTGGTGCGCCAGCTCGCCGCCTACGACTATGACCCCCACGGCGACCTCATCCAGGCGCAGGACGAAAACGCCGCCGCGTGGCGCTACGAGTACCAGTACCACCTCGTCACCCGCTACACCGACCGCACCGGCCGCGGCATGAACCTGCGCTACGACGGCACCGGCGTCAACGCCAAGGCGGTACACGAGTGGGCCGACGACCGTAGCTTCGAGACGCGGCTGGAGTGGGACCGGAACATCCGCTTGACCTACGTCACCGACGCACTGGGCCAGGAGACCTGGGTCTACTACGACATCGACGGTTATCCCTACCGCACCATCCACCCGGATCAGCGTGAGGAATGGTTCTTCCGGGACAACGCGAAGAACCTGACGCGCCATGTCCACCCGGACGGCAGTGCGGACCACTACCGCTACGACGAACACGGCAACCTGATCCAGCACGTGCGAGCCGACGGTAGTCGGGTGCATTTCGAGTACGACACTGCCCATCGGCTGACCGGCGTGATGGACCCCGACGGCGGCGTTTGGAGGCGCGACTACGACCCGCAGGGCCGCCTGACCGAAGAGACCGATCCGCGGGGCAACAAGACCCAGTACGCCTACGACAAAGCCGGGCGGCCGACCAAGGTGACCGACGCCAAGGGCGGCACGAAGAAGTTGGCCTACACCGCCAGCGGGCAACTGGCGCGCTACACCGACTGCTCGGGGCGCACGACACAGTGGGAATACGACGCACAAGGGCGGCTCGTGAAGAGCATCGACGCGACCGGCCAAGAAACGAGATACCGCTACACCCCGGTCACGGCTGAAACCCTGCACCGAGCGCAGCAAGCCGAGGACCGCGGCAACCACCCGGGGCAGTTGGAAGCGCTGATCTATGCCGACGACAGCGAAGATCACCTATGTCACGACGCTGAAGGGCGGCTGCTGATCCATACCGATGCGCTGAAGCGCACCACAGCCTACAGTTACACGGCCGCCGGCCTCGTTCGGCAGCGTATTGACGCGCTGGGCCAGCGGCTGGGTTACCGGTGGGACAGGCTGGGCCGGCTCGCCGAACTGCGCAACGAGAACGACCAGCCCTACAGCTTCCGCTACGACCCAGTCGGCCAGTTGCTGGCGGAAACCGGCTTCGACGGCAAGACCACCGAATACCGCTACGACGACGCCACCGGTATCCTGCAAGCCGTGGTCGACGGCAGCGTCACCACCCAGCTTGAGTTCGACCCGATGGGCCGACTGCTCCAGCGCAAAGCCAAAGCCCCCGGCAGAGACGAGCAGGTCGAGAGCTTCACCTACTACCCGGGCGGGCAACTCTGCGAAGCCAAGAACGAGCACGCCAAGCTGCAATGGTTCTACGACCCAGCGGGCAACCTCGTGCGGGAGCACCACCACTACCACGGCGAGCACTTCCCCGAAAAGTGCACCGCGGTGTGGCACCACCGCTATGACGAGATGAACCAGCGGGTGGGGACCACCCGCCCGGACGGCCACAAGCTGGAATGGCTGACCTACGGTTCGGGCCACGTGCACGGGCTGGTGCTGGACGGACAGGACGTCCTGGGCTTCGAACGCGATGCGCTGCACCGCGAGGTGTACCGATCGCAGGGCAACGGGCTCGAGCAGAGCCAGCGTTACGACCCGGTCGGCAGGCTGCTGGAGCAGCAGGTCAAGCCCAGCGGCCATCGCATGCCTGTCGAGATGGACGTGGCGTACAAGAACCTCCACAACGGTACCGGTAGCGGGGCGGCCGCAATCCTGCGGCGCTACCGGTACGACAAGGCGGGCCAGCTCGATCACATCGAGGACAGCCGCCGCGGGCGGCTCGAGTACCGCTACGACCCGGTGGGACGCCTGCTGCAGGCCACGAGCGTGCTGGGCAAGGAGGTCTTCGCCTTCGACCCGGCAGGCAATATTGCGCCGGCCCACGACCCGGACGCCGCACAGCGTCCATCCGGGCCGCGCGCGGTTCCCAAGCTGCTGGACAACCTTCTGAAGGAGTACGCGGGTACGAGTTACCGCTACGACGAGCGCGGCAACCTGGTCGAGCGTGTGCACTTCGGGCAGCGCTCGGGGTTCGCGTGGGATGCGTTCAATCGCATGACCAAGGCCAACACACCCGAGGGCAACACGAGCTTCGCCTACGACCCCCTCGGGCGTCGCATCTTGAAGCGCAGCGAACGGAACAACCCGCACGGCGGTGCGCCGCTGGTCGAGACCACTGTGTTCGGCTGGGACGGGGACACCCTGGCTTTTGAAAGCCGGCAGCCACAGGGCCAGCATTCAGGGCAAACCCAGACGGTGCACTACATACACGAGCCGGGTGGGTTCGTGCCCTTGCTGCAGGCGCGCAGGAGTGGAGCCGTTCAGCTTTGCCCCACCACGGATGTGAAGGCATTGATGACCGCCAACGGGGGTGAGTACCACACTGAACTAGACCCTCTGTGGAACGGCGAGCTTGAGGCCGAGGCGGTGCCGTTCGACAAGGCGGAGATCGTGTTCTACCAGTGCGATCACCTCGGCACGCCGCAAGAGTTGACGGATCACGAGGGAAAGATCGCTTGGGCCGCGCAATACAAGGCTTGGGGGTTGGCGAAGGCCGTCATCGGCGAGGCGGCGAGGAAGGCCGGCCTCAGTAATCCGATTCGGTTCCAAGGGCAATATTTCGACGAAGAGACAGGGCTGCACTACAACAGGTATCGGTACTACGATCCTGTCACCGGAAGATTTGCCAGCAAGGATCCGATTGGATTGATCGGTGGCACTAATCTGCATGAATTCGCGCCGAATACGACCGCATGGACGGATCCTCTTGGGTTGGCAAGAAGCTCCAAGGCTGGCCGATATCACGGCAAGAAGCCGAAGTACACTAACCCCGGGCACCATGATCCTTCATCCGGCGGATTTAGAGGCAGCAGCGGTGGGCGAAAGACGTCCGTGCTCCCATGCCATCACGAAGAATTGGCGAAGCGCTCCATTCCAGACGCCGATGGCCACCACTGGTATGCAGTAGATGAACTAGGTGTCTACCATCGTTTCGGAAACAGTAACGATGGAACCATGCACTGGAACGGCGATTCGACCCAGAATGGGGGTTTCCCCGTTCCACCCGCAGTCAAAAAGAGACTCGATCAGATTCACAAAGACGGGAAGTCGGTAAAGAGATGCAAGAGCTAA
- a CDS encoding PAAR domain-containing protein, which produces MSNVIRLGDRTSHGGIVVAVGATHHTVQGIPVARLGDKCICPKKGHKNCTIVEGDPDFTVDGVPVAFDGHKTSCGATLIASLSNFNKG; this is translated from the coding sequence ATGTCTAACGTAATTCGCTTAGGCGACCGCACCAGCCACGGCGGCATCGTCGTCGCCGTCGGCGCCACCCATCACACCGTGCAGGGTATCCCCGTCGCTCGCTTGGGCGACAAGTGCATCTGCCCGAAAAAGGGTCACAAGAACTGCACCATCGTCGAAGGTGACCCCGACTTCACAGTCGACGGCGTGCCGGTCGCCTTCGACGGGCACAAGACCAGTTGCGGCGCAACGTTGATCGCTTCCCTCAGCAACTTCAACAAAGGTTGA